The proteins below are encoded in one region of Phycisphaerales bacterium:
- a CDS encoding S41 family peptidase — translation MWQISRFAMTGLISVSLSSQLLASSEAQDRPAAADDGNDPSAWAAKIWSAADMGDRAQVEALLADTPESLTTESEKDMDAAYELWAQNINKAIGNKSQSYDEAMVELIEHRDAGELEMALRKAVEVQSYSDEFDSALQEQHIAQLVQWAEKEIPKAESEGDWLQVQSLTFLLRTLYEDTSRTASFNAYEDALEKVNRRVSLLARYAPERLHELRSIQAERNGEDPPEPLNPATVINWQDRLDGIKFRMLVDSLDTAATEHISSSGWHPLLQGGLNSLHLVATMPSLSESFPLLAEDEKRMAWIEQIEHELAQPGDYQSWFEGRRKCLGCLNRLLETNENAVGLPPEFLYREFGDGATYELDRFSEIIWPDKVRRFQQATEGNFVGVGILIRPNEKGEIEVVNPLEGTPAYFGGIKPDDVIVEVNGEATVGWSTNDAVDRITGARGTEVELGVRREGHDDLVRLPLRRDVIKIHSVKGWHKYGLDSQGQPLWDWYIDPKDQIAYVKLTQFTAETYSDLLKALKQLSKDGQEPNGLILDLRYNPGGLLPSAVDISNLFVEEGTIVSGEDKAENPVFEMRAVESKAVLSDMPTIVLINKGSASASEIVAGCVQAHDAGLVIGERSYGKGSVQSVHHVGRSGGARFKVTTQYYRLPSVDGVSPGRLVHRVPGSTDWGVSPDIQIVMTPSQVIDSIKLRQEADIIPTDGDGKVILDSPERPNEDQLLSDGLDPQLEFALLLLKSQVAAAASQRQASLQSDESTPN, via the coding sequence ATGTGGCAAATCAGTCGTTTTGCGATGACTGGCCTGATATCCGTATCACTATCAAGCCAACTGCTGGCTTCTTCGGAAGCACAAGACCGCCCAGCTGCTGCTGATGATGGAAATGATCCGTCAGCATGGGCAGCGAAAATCTGGTCGGCAGCAGATATGGGCGATCGAGCTCAAGTTGAGGCATTGCTTGCGGATACCCCTGAGTCTCTGACAACCGAGTCTGAAAAAGACATGGATGCTGCCTACGAGTTGTGGGCACAAAACATCAATAAGGCGATCGGCAACAAGTCGCAATCTTACGATGAGGCGATGGTCGAGCTGATCGAGCATCGGGATGCAGGTGAGCTTGAGATGGCCCTGAGAAAGGCCGTGGAGGTTCAATCCTACAGTGACGAATTTGATTCGGCCCTTCAAGAGCAGCATATTGCCCAACTCGTTCAATGGGCTGAAAAGGAAATCCCGAAAGCTGAATCCGAAGGTGATTGGCTTCAGGTCCAATCGCTTACGTTTTTGTTGCGTACGTTGTATGAGGACACAAGTCGGACAGCCTCGTTTAATGCATATGAAGACGCGCTCGAAAAAGTAAACCGGCGTGTCTCACTCTTGGCTCGTTATGCGCCGGAGCGACTTCACGAACTTCGCAGCATACAAGCGGAGCGAAATGGTGAGGATCCTCCTGAGCCACTTAATCCAGCAACAGTCATTAACTGGCAGGACCGATTGGATGGCATCAAGTTTCGAATGCTAGTCGACTCTCTTGATACAGCAGCGACTGAGCACATCAGCTCCAGCGGTTGGCATCCCTTGCTGCAAGGTGGGCTTAATTCGCTGCACCTGGTGGCGACAATGCCGTCTCTCTCTGAGTCATTCCCGCTGCTCGCCGAGGACGAGAAGCGAATGGCATGGATCGAGCAAATCGAGCATGAGTTGGCACAGCCTGGTGACTACCAAAGCTGGTTTGAAGGACGGCGTAAGTGTCTTGGCTGTCTCAATAGGCTCCTGGAGACCAATGAAAATGCGGTTGGGCTGCCTCCTGAGTTTCTCTATAGAGAATTCGGTGATGGAGCGACCTATGAGCTAGATCGATTTTCTGAAATCATTTGGCCCGACAAGGTGCGTCGTTTTCAGCAGGCCACAGAGGGTAATTTTGTTGGGGTCGGCATTCTGATTCGGCCCAATGAAAAGGGTGAAATCGAAGTTGTTAATCCATTGGAAGGGACGCCTGCCTACTTCGGTGGCATTAAGCCGGATGATGTGATTGTAGAAGTCAATGGCGAGGCCACGGTTGGCTGGTCGACCAATGATGCAGTTGATCGAATTACCGGCGCCAGAGGTACTGAGGTTGAACTTGGCGTACGTCGAGAGGGGCATGATGATCTTGTGCGGTTGCCACTCCGGCGTGATGTGATCAAGATTCACTCGGTCAAGGGTTGGCATAAGTATGGATTAGATAGTCAAGGGCAACCGCTTTGGGATTGGTACATCGATCCTAAAGATCAGATTGCCTATGTAAAGCTGACGCAGTTTACAGCGGAGACCTACAGTGACTTGCTCAAGGCGTTGAAGCAGCTGAGCAAAGATGGTCAAGAGCCAAATGGCTTGATCCTTGATCTTCGATACAACCCAGGCGGGTTGCTTCCCTCTGCTGTCGACATTAGTAATCTCTTTGTCGAAGAGGGCACGATCGTGTCCGGCGAGGATAAGGCGGAGAATCCAGTCTTTGAAATGAGAGCAGTCGAAAGCAAAGCAGTGCTATCTGATATGCCGACTATTGTCTTGATCAACAAAGGTTCAGCATCTGCCAGCGAGATTGTTGCTGGTTGCGTTCAGGCTCATGATGCAGGCCTTGTGATTGGTGAGCGGAGCTATGGGAAGGGGTCTGTGCAGTCAGTTCATCATGTTGGCCGAAGTGGTGGAGCCAGATTCAAGGTCACGACGCAGTACTACCGCCTTCCATCTGTAGATGGTGTTTCGCCAGGGCGATTGGTACATCGCGTGCCAGGCTCAACGGACTGGGGCGTCTCGCCCGATATTCAGATTGTGATGACGCCGTCGCAGGTGATCGATTCAATCAAGTTACGTCAAGAAGCAGACATCATTCCCACTGACGGGGACGGCAAGGTCATTTTAGATTCTCCTGAGCGTCCTAATGAAGATCAGTTGCTAAGTGATGGTCTGGATCCACAGCTTGAGTTCGCTTTGTTGTTGTTGAAATCGCAAGTGGCCGCTGCTGCAAGTCAAAGGCAGGCAAGCTTGCAGTCAGATGAGTCGACACCGAACTAG
- a CDS encoding endonuclease/exonuclease/phosphatase family protein, with amino-acid sequence MSSRHIPKIHRYSTRVAFVLSVAVILVLMTVRTGIGQESSPDQKPPVNRYGLSQSLAKTPQSLRIATYNMLNLADHNDDPALSGEHDDMQYALTKQRGEKLAEAIAEIDADVLALQEIESLEALTWFRDTYLDGMGYDYIASEDVGYYRGFECAVLSRYPLSEIKTWPDSNLMDLPKPGVGWTPVPEGTAELTYARSPLKVMVEGPDGYKVILIVLHHKSGGSFKWHREAEAIRTNQLVAEMRKQDPAMNIIVLGDFNAAPWDKSYRLYLENGMIDSLSHRTMKIKYDPDAYDYKTHESNRVLDYVLLNSAAHRELVLGSPHVYGTLMPPDTYDWRTDPHPKGYAADHYPVVIELMPQEKP; translated from the coding sequence ATGTCCAGTAGGCATATTCCGAAGATCCATCGATACAGCACTCGAGTCGCATTTGTTCTGTCGGTGGCAGTTATTTTGGTTCTTATGACGGTTCGTACGGGCATAGGGCAGGAGTCCTCTCCGGATCAAAAACCGCCGGTTAATCGATATGGGCTATCGCAATCACTAGCGAAGACACCCCAAAGTCTTCGAATTGCAACTTATAACATGCTTAATTTGGCAGATCACAATGATGACCCTGCATTGAGTGGCGAGCATGATGACATGCAATATGCACTCACCAAGCAGCGCGGTGAGAAGTTGGCAGAAGCGATCGCTGAAATTGATGCCGACGTGCTTGCGCTGCAAGAAATTGAATCACTGGAGGCATTGACGTGGTTTCGTGATACGTATCTAGATGGCATGGGTTATGACTACATTGCATCGGAAGATGTGGGTTATTACCGAGGCTTTGAGTGCGCTGTCCTGAGTCGTTATCCATTGAGCGAGATCAAGACATGGCCTGATTCAAATCTTATGGATTTGCCGAAGCCAGGTGTGGGCTGGACCCCAGTTCCTGAAGGGACAGCTGAGTTAACTTATGCGCGAAGTCCGCTTAAGGTCATGGTTGAGGGGCCAGATGGATACAAGGTCATTCTTATCGTCTTGCATCACAAGTCTGGCGGATCATTTAAGTGGCATCGAGAAGCAGAGGCTATTAGAACCAATCAACTCGTTGCAGAAATGCGAAAGCAAGATCCTGCAATGAATATTATTGTGCTTGGCGATTTTAATGCGGCCCCATGGGATAAGTCCTATCGACTCTATCTTGAAAATGGGATGATTGACTCACTTTCACACCGTACGATGAAAATCAAATACGATCCCGACGCGTATGACTATAAGACCCATGAATCGAATCGAGTGCTTGATTATGTCTTACTTAATAGCGCTGCGCATCGTGAACTAGTGCTTGGGTCGCCGCATGTCTATGGCACGCTTATGCCGCCGGACACGTATGACTGGCGTACGGATCCACATCCAAAAGGATACGCAGCAGATCACTATCCAGTTGTCATTGAATTAATGCCTCAAGAAAAGCCCTAA
- a CDS encoding tetratricopeptide repeat protein, translating to MSVASYPWNRFVPGASLRRGAQAIMVAVLVGQASCGGDPGTTVDKTQPSNIRESDIQAALESAETYMVTGRSPEARAILTVLTERAAEDWRAHEMLGRLHFRLASDAKKAGLGEQAQLYHRRAYDSYLQACLLSPQDVNLQQSAGEIAVVAGLSTESLMHFKEAVRLEPLNPRAALLYGQQLLSLGQEDEARAMLEQVLVLNPGEVYAHATLALIDSKRGNRDSAVEHIAMALRNDPTNTGIRLIEAKVYRSLDEPQMILERLGPLSKMQRAHPGMAYELAWAWKKLDRPRPAAEAWILVFDASPTHPDAWQWARDAAIGLREAGDEVAAGVWQRKAELLAPRDVRFDQE from the coding sequence ATGAGCGTTGCATCATACCCCTGGAATAGGTTCGTGCCTGGAGCGAGTCTGCGCCGTGGCGCACAGGCCATCATGGTCGCCGTTTTAGTAGGCCAGGCATCATGCGGCGGTGATCCTGGGACAACTGTCGACAAAACGCAGCCCAGCAACATTCGTGAGTCAGACATTCAGGCTGCATTAGAGTCCGCTGAGACCTATATGGTGACAGGCCGATCGCCTGAAGCTCGTGCTATTTTGACGGTCCTGACAGAGCGTGCCGCTGAAGATTGGCGAGCCCATGAGATGCTTGGCAGATTGCACTTTCGATTGGCGTCCGATGCGAAGAAAGCGGGGCTCGGTGAACAGGCGCAGCTCTACCATCGGCGAGCATACGATTCCTATCTTCAGGCTTGCTTGTTATCTCCCCAGGATGTAAATCTTCAACAAAGTGCTGGAGAGATTGCAGTCGTTGCTGGATTGTCCACCGAGTCTCTGATGCATTTCAAGGAGGCAGTCCGTCTTGAGCCTTTGAATCCGAGGGCGGCCTTGCTCTATGGTCAGCAGCTCCTGTCTCTTGGGCAAGAAGACGAGGCACGTGCAATGCTTGAGCAAGTCTTGGTGCTGAACCCTGGTGAAGTCTATGCGCATGCAACCTTGGCGCTGATTGATTCAAAGCGTGGCAATCGAGATTCCGCAGTGGAGCACATTGCGATGGCGTTGCGGAATGATCCTACAAACACTGGTATCCGTCTTATTGAAGCAAAGGTCTATCGTTCTTTGGATGAACCGCAGATGATCCTGGAGCGATTAGGGCCACTTTCTAAGATGCAACGCGCCCATCCCGGTATGGCGTATGAACTGGCTTGGGCATGGAAAAAGCTTGATCGCCCTCGTCCAGCTGCTGAAGCCTGGATTCTTGTTTTTGATGCAAGCCCAACCCATCCAGATGCGTGGCAATGGGCGAGAGATGCGGCGATCGGTTTGCGAGAAGCTGGTGATGAGGTTGCCGCTGGGGTATGGCAACGAAAAGCTGAGCTTCTCGCGCCCCGAGATGTTCGCTTCGATCAGGAGTAG